In Macrobrachium nipponense isolate FS-2020 chromosome 15, ASM1510439v2, whole genome shotgun sequence, a single genomic region encodes these proteins:
- the LOC135195037 gene encoding LOW QUALITY PROTEIN: BLOC-1-related complex subunit 5-like (The sequence of the model RefSeq protein was modified relative to this genomic sequence to represent the inferred CDS: deleted 1 base in 1 codon) has protein sequence MGGEQSRDAGGVVGVGGRMDSVEGRGPDARPTSTSPRPSICSDADLPYISYTVNRPIGDSPKHTSRGVRGLRGGGGSPRKSRRRIQQRPQEVVVVREAASNSTGVDPELARLQSIPTFLPIMRGALTAPSARDPEVLERLDAGAMTALCKRYQAHLHAVAYVTSHHQDNLSAKIREVDATMSALVSQLTDRQKSFARHAEKLSQVTEVSHALARCHASLNLILESLETLNDSLPIQERLEPFV, from the exons ATGGGAGGAGAACAAAGCCGAGACGCCGGGGGCGTGGTGGGCGTGGGGGGTCGGATGGATAGCGTGGAGGGGCGGGGTCCCGACGCCCGCCCGACCTCAACATCCCCACGCCCATCCATTTGTTCGGACGCCGATCTTCCTTATATCTCCTATACTGTCAATCGACCCATAGGCG ATTCCCCCAAGCACACCAGCCGCGGAGTGCGTGGCCTGAGGGGCGGAGGTGGCTCCCCCAGGAAGTCCCGAAGGCGAATTCAGCAGCGCCCTCAGGAGGTGGTGGTCGTGAGGGAAGCCGCCTCCAACTCCACAGGTGTCGACCCGGAACTTGCTCGTCTGCAG TCCATCCCAACGTTCCTACCGATCATGCGAGGAGCTCTAACGGCTCCTTCGGCAAGAGACCCCGAGGTTCTGGAGAGGCTGGACGCTGGCGCCATGACTGCCCTCTGCAAGAGATACCAGGCTCACCTGCACGCCGTGGCCTACGTCACCTCTCACCATCAGGATAACCTGTCGGCGAAGATCAGGGAG GTGGACGCGACCATGAGC GCCTTGGTGTCGCAGCTGACGGACCGTCAGAAGAGCTTCGCCCGCCACGCCGAGAAGCTCAGCCAGGTGACAGAGGTGAGCCACGCCCTCGCGCGGTGCCACGCCTCCCTCAACCTCATCCTCGAGAGCCTGGAGACCCTCAACGACTCCTTGCCCATCCAGGAAAGGCTGGAACCCTTCGTCTGA